From the Roseofilum reptotaenium CS-1145 genome, the window TATCCGATTAACGATCGCCCGGATAACTGTACTCGGTTTTGGGTCGTGAGTTCTACAGATACTGATATAAGACTAAATGCTTCTTCGCGATCCAAAACCCATACCTCAATTGCTTTTAGCTTACCCAATATTCCAGGAGTGTTGGTCAAACCCCTGGAAGTATTTGCCCATCAAGGGATTAACTTAAGCCGTATTGAATCTCGTCCCACCAAGCAATCGCTGTTTGAATATTTGTTCTTTATTGATATTGAAGTTGATGCGAGAGAACCCAGCATCCAAAAGACACTTCAACAATTAGAAGAATACACAGAAGTATTAAAGATTTTCGGAAGCTATACCGTCACTAATATTTAGGACAATTCAAAATTATCAATAGGCTAAAACTATTCCCTTGTTCCCTAAACTCCACAGATCGCTTTTTTAATCAACGTTATTTATGCTTCTTGATCCCAAATTTGTCTCACCCAACTGGGGTCGCGGTAATTAATGCGAGCCATGGGTTCGAGGGAGGCGAGGATGGTTTGACCATAGCTGCGATGGAGAACACGGGTATCTAATAACGCCACAACTCCCGGACGCATAGGGGCGATCGCCCGTTTTAGGTTTTGGATTGTCGTCGGTAGTAGGTATTCCCGAAACCAGTCTAAGCGCCGTTGTTTATAATAGGCCACTCGTCCAGCCACTAGGGGATGCTCTAAAGAGGGGATGGGTAAGGCAACAATAATGAGTAAACCGGGTGCGGGTAACAGGCTTTGATGCGATCGCCAAAATTCCCATCCACACACTAAAATTCCATGGGGTTCTAATGAGGTTTTTTCAACTTGTACTTTGGAGCCAAATTCACCGGCTAATGTGGCTGCAATTTGGGCTTTTAGGGGGACATCGGTGACTAAAATAACGGTTAAGTTGCCTTGATTTCCCCGGACACTGAGTAATCCTTGAATTTCTGGCAACACCTGAGTTTGAAATTGGGGTGTATTGGGGAGGGGAAGGCGATCGGGTAAATAAAGATGGATTAAGTCTTGGTTACTCGAAGCATTAAATTGAAGGCAAGTAATATCTTCGAGTCCCATTTGGGTACAATAGCGACTTGCATTGGCTTGTTGATCGAGGGTTTCACCAATTAAAACGACCGGTTGATCGGCCCAGATAGGGCTGAGGATCGGGGCGATATCTACAGGGCCAGACCAGAGGGTAAATTGACCGGTGGAACGATGGATATCGGCCCACATCAGACGATCTGAGGTGAATGGGGGGAGCGTGAACTGTTGCCAGGGAGAGGGTAGGATAAGCTGATATTCGTCAAAGTAATGGAAGAGATTGGCGATCGCCCCTCGATCCTCCTCAGTTAATAAACAGCATTCGTAGGGGTTGGGAGGATGCTGGAAAATGGATTTGGTGAGCTTAACTTGGATATCCCGAATCAGATCCCGGTGTTGGGGACAGGCTAACATTAGCTCCGTCCAGTCTTTGGGGGTTAAACATTGATTGATCTGCTGCCTAGTCCAGTTGTCTAGATCGTCTACACCATCGATGAGAGTGGGAATATTGAAGGGGAAGCGCTCTCCTCGGTTCTCTGGATGGAGGCGATCGCCTAAAAAGTGTTCTGGGGTTGTGAGTAGAATACCAGAAAAATCAGCATTGGGCCAGCGATCGGACACTACCACTGACTTCACGGAACTGAGGGCCAACATCTCCTGTAATTGGGGAATTTCCACCATCTGCAACTGCTGCAAAATTTCCTCCGGCCCCACCCAAATAGCAGGTCCCGGCCACATGAGCAACGGAACCAAATAACTCACCCGATAGGGTTGTCCTTGATAAAGGGGGCGACCCGTTTGAATTAAAGCACTGCGTCCCAAACGCATGGCCCGCGCAACTAACCGGGCCATCGTTAACTGATGGGGCCAGGACGGTGACGCAGACAAGCGCAGAAACGCTCGCAGTTGCTGATGGACTTCCACCTCAATCACAG encodes:
- a CDS encoding ATP-dependent DNA helicase produces the protein MIEVEVHQQLRAFLRLSASPSWPHQLTMARLVARAMRLGRSALIQTGRPLYQGQPYRVSYLVPLLMWPGPAIWVGPEEILQQLQMVEIPQLQEMLALSSVKSVVVSDRWPNADFSGILLTTPEHFLGDRLHPENRGERFPFNIPTLIDGVDDLDNWTRQQINQCLTPKDWTELMLACPQHRDLIRDIQVKLTKSIFQHPPNPYECCLLTEEDRGAIANLFHYFDEYQLILPSPWQQFTLPPFTSDRLMWADIHRSTGQFTLWSGPVDIAPILSPIWADQPVVLIGETLDQQANASRYCTQMGLEDITCLQFNASSNQDLIHLYLPDRLPLPNTPQFQTQVLPEIQGLLSVRGNQGNLTVILVTDVPLKAQIAATLAGEFGSKVQVEKTSLEPHGILVCGWEFWRSHQSLLPAPGLLIIVALPIPSLEHPLVAGRVAYYKQRRLDWFREYLLPTTIQNLKRAIAPMRPGVVALLDTRVLHRSYGQTILASLEPMARINYRDPSWVRQIWDQEA